TGATCGGATTTGGCCACTTGATGTTCCTCGGCTGGATGAACCTCGCGACCTCGGTCCTTGGCTTCTGAGTTGGTAATTCTCGTGCTCAAGCAGTATGTTTCTCCTTTGTAGATCTCTCATGAATTCTTCCTACCTTCTCTGGTTTGCCAAAATCGCCATTTGTGCTAGGTCCGTACTCTCATGACTAGAAGGATCATTTTGGTGGTTCCCTGGTGCGCCAGGTGGTGCTACTGGTGGTGGCACTGGTGGAGGTAGTACCGGGGGTTGCACTACTGGTGGTTCTCGGGTCCCATTCCTCTTTCTTAATCGAACTTGTTGGAGTCGCTCCTCCTATCGTTCCAAAGCGGCTTGGTATTCAGCATGATGCCTGGCTCGTTGGCGATCCTCCTGCATCATCAGTGCCTCCTTATTGTCTTTAATGTCTGATGCGGTAGTCCGTCTACCATATTCTCGGGTCTCCTCTGACTCGGCTCGATGCGTCCTATGAAGGTGTGGTCGTCATCCTGGCCTAAGTTGACCCCCTCGTTGACAGTTGTTATTCCCCCATATGGCACTCGATTTTCCTCGGGTCGTTGTCGATGCCTACTCTCTTGTCGCGAGTCTGTCACTCCCTCTTACATGTTGGTTCATGCTGCTGTTCTATTCCTCAGAATCCTGCCAATCCCCGAAGTGTTGGCCATCGGATCTGGTCTCCTTTCTTCCCCGAGAATTTTACCTACGTCCACaggggtgaaaggatgatgttATTACTTCATACAAGTTTACGAGGATGAATGTTCTCAGCAATACTCTATCTCTCCTCTCATTCACTTACAGATTGCTTGCACTCTTTCTCTTAACAAGGGTCTATATTTACAGGCCGAAATGCTTATACAACGAGAATACAGTGCTAGGCACAGTCTATCCGCTTTGATGCTCCTGTCGGGTACTAGTGTACACGAGTAATCCTTCAGTAATTCGTGCACGATCTTTATCTCTCCTGAAGGACGTGTTCCCCGATGTAGGTTGtctagctcggttgaaccctgaTCTGATATTAGTGACCCGATATATGTATTGACTCGATATTATGATGCCTCCCGATCTGAGTATCTTATCCTCTGCTCCATGGCCCATCATGATTTGACCCTTCTGCTCCTTCTGTATCTCTTGTCAGTGTATTTAATGCCTTGATTCCCGATACACCTCTCTTTATCACGTCCAACTCTTCTCTTTACACGTGCTCGTCTCACATGTGCTTGGTAGGTAGCTATTTTCTTGAACCCGTGTTATAGAGGACGATTCGGTGTTTCATTCAGCTTCGTCTTTGGTAGGTCGTCGCCCGAGATTATGCCGCGTATGTTTGCCAGTTATTTGCTACTACAGTTCCGAAAATAACCATTTAGCTCTCCACTTTTATATGGTGGAGCTCTCCATGGTGTTCAGACTAATGGAACACAACCACTTACCTAGTGATCTATATCTTCATATAGGAAGCAGCTGCGGCAAGATTAACAAGGTGGAaatgttataaataccctccATTTTTGTTGACCTTGAACAAATATTCCCGTGagataaaaaatgattttttcggagtcaacttgagaaagttgtTTCCACTTCTGGATTTTGTGCTAGTTGCGTCCATTTTCTGaaagcaacttgtgctagttgcttccactttCCAGAAGGTAGGGGTATctttaaaaattgaataaaagtaTATTTTAAGGGGTGAATTTTGAGGAGTATTTAAATAATGTTCACATTAACAAGATAATAACTTGGAGTGGTAATGTCACCTGAGCACAACTATTTCACAAGCTTTATCCAGAAAAACGAAAGAAATAACAGAGTTGGGACTCTCAAGTCGCTCAATTTTTCAATAAAGAAAGATCGCGCTTTGGTTAAAGAAATATATTACAACCAACCCAGATTACATGATTGTGCACATCATCACGCATGAGCAGCCTCGTTCTCCTTAGCATTGGCACTGATTCCAGCCTTGACTTGCTTTGCTTTAAAATCTTTCAATGCAACCCTGATTACATCCTCTGCAGTGAGTGAAGGATTATTCACTATTTCAGTGTTTTTGTTGGTTAAGACTTCCTCTTCCTGCCTTCCCTTGATCCATTCAGTAGCTACCGATAAAGAAGCTATTGTAGGATCATTTTCATCAAAAGATTCAACGTTCCGTGGGCTATTGTAATGATCCACAATTCTTTCATGGTATAATCTTACCAACACACCTCGTGTTCCGGTTCGGGGTGTTCTTTTCCCTAACCCCAAAATTCCATTACAACCATACCTCAACATCTTCCCTTTCTTTCCTTCTGTGTGAGTTTCCTGTAGATATTTCTGTGACAAGGACAAGTTAAGACAAGATAAGCGTATGTACTACCTCTATTTctgcaaaaaagagaaaaaaaaaaactttcactttttcattttagcctaacaGAGGGAGTATAAGCAATCAAAGTCACAAAATCTAAGCATCCCAGGTGTAATAGATGGGATTCTTTGTGCAAACTGTTAGAAATccatgggcctaactaacctcaaaaaccggcttgcaaggttaaGGTTGTCCATGGCTTATTAAGCATGGATCCTAGGTtgccctaggcgatgtggtactatttaacaccccCCTCAACGACTAGGGCTACACAGACGGAGTGACACGGAATACACTGACGGGGATACTGAGTGGTACGGAAACCACGGTCACACACTGGCGGGGATACGGAGTGGTACGGAAACCACGGACACACGGGTAGCGTTGAGAGGGGTCTGGCTCTGATGCCATGTTAGAAATCCATggacctaactaacctcgaaaaccgactTGCAAGATTAGGATTGTCCATGGCTTATTAAGCATGGATCCTAGATTGCCCTAgacgatgtggtactatttaacacaAACCACCATGAGAGGGAGTTGCGATAGACTTCCGAAAAAACTGATGTTTTGCAGTTAACTAGACCAGAAACAACACTAGAATCAAGTCTTGGAACCAAAAGTAGTAGTTGCAGAATAGCGCTACTCACAAAAGGGCAAAAAGCGACAAGCAGAGGTGTCGGCTACCATATAATAGCAGAGTCTCggcgccaaaaaaaaaaattgtttacagTTTTGCGCCTAGGGCGTTTTATTATCTAGGCGAGCGCCTAGCTGGCCTTTCACAACATAGGTCTCGGCATTATTTCATAAATTAGGTCATCAACCACAGTTAACATATATCCTAGTAATTTAACGCaaaatctggatatcatagcgaAAAATCTCTAAGACTCAGATATAAGGTTATTCAATCCTCAGATGGATATAAAATGCATGATTCCGTGACCTTATGGAGACCTAGATAACCACCGTGATACATATATAAATAACCTTACAGTCTACAGAAGAACATCTAACACAAGTAAAACGAGAATACATTGAAGAAAATCAATTCTAAAGAAGAGAAATACTCAAATACAGTTGATACCTAAAGACTGGCCTGGCCGCCAAAAAAATTGCTCCCGGCGGGGCTCGAACCCGCGACCTTCGGCTCATAAGACCAAcgctctaaccaactgagctaCGCGAGCAGGTGTTGATTGTTTTCTGATGTTAATCAGATTTAAACTATACTTCCGAGTAAATATCTCGTTTCCTGCAGCATTTCATCATTTGTTGCTCACCTCAACGTTCTTCAGGGTAGAGACCAAAAATCTAGCCTTCTATTTGACAGGTAATATGTTTATGTAAATCTTTCCGCTTTATTGATATACACATGAACAACTACTGATTACAAGTTTACAATCTGTTATGTTCATATAACTGTTCACTAGAATGAATGAATCGACTCCTGTCTCAGACTCTCAAATACTATACAATACTTTCATCGAGTGTTAAACCTGAAAAACTCGATTATACCAGATAGAATGAAGGGTCATGTGAAAGATGTCGTATTTCACTGGTTCATTATGCCAAAGAAAATGTTGTTGCACCTTCTTCACCCTCTTATGCATCTCTATATACTTCTCCTCTGGTATTGAAAGGAGTATCTCCTTCAAATTGGGAATATCTTTCTCTGCCACAAAAACCGCAAACGACTCCCAATCCAAAACCTCAAAGAAAGGAGGAACATAGTTGTCAGAGATAATCACGGGGACACACTCGAAAAAGATGGCCTCCACGACCCTTGGACTAGCCACCTCGTACCCTTTGGCAGAAATGCAGTACTTGCTGGACTTCATACGTTGGATGTAATTCATTTTTGCAGTGACAGTGCTGTTCATCTTACCATATATTTGCATGTCAGGGTCTTTATTCTCCCAGAATTTTAGTAGGATAGGGCGGAGATATCCGTGTATATTTCCTGCGAAGAAAGCCAGAGTTTGTCTCTCTGAAGGAGGTTTCCCTCCTATGTCTTTGAGAAGATCACTTTTTGAAAGAACCAATGTTTCAGCAAGAGGCACATCTTTTCCTAACACGAAATCGTCATTGACATCAGAATTGCAGAAAGCTCTGATGCATTGATTCATAAATGGCCTTGTCATTATTGGCGCCTAAGAAAATAGAaacagttagagaatcttccagtcAATAACGAAGAGAAAGAATGTATAGCAATAGAATGCTAGAACTTCAAAGAGTGGAAAACATAAGAGAACTTTAGAAGCATACCCAGTCATGGCAAGCAGTAAAAAAATGATCTGTTCCGCCAGTTCTGTTCCAGAAAGGATATTTTGCCTTGATAGTGTCCAAGTAGTCACTCAGTAACTTGATAAAGTTTGCCTTGCTGCGTGTTTTACGATCATACAAACTACTGTACCTAATGCTTTCTGAACTAAAAGGTAAGTAAAATAGGTGAGCTTTTGTCGGGTCCTGAACAACAAATTTTTTGTTTTCCTCCATTTGTTTCATAAACCATCCTTCAGATGCGTACACTCCCTCAAGTATTGGGTAATGGAAAAAAGGTTTTTCGCCTTCCTTGTAAATGTAAACTTTAAGTGTTTCTTCCATCAACTCATAGCTCCTGTACATGTACTAACAATTAGAGATTTTGAAAACTACGAAAAGCTAGATGATGTTTAATTATTCGCTTAAAGACAGTACTTCACGATCAACACATGAGCATGAGGTTAGTATAGCAACTTAACAGGATGTCCTGTGCAAAGTTCGGGTATTTCAGTAATCTTAACAAGTAACAAGTCTTACCTTCTAAATGTAGAAAGGTTACGGTAAATAGGAGCATAGAGATCTATATCGTCCGTCATAACAGGAGCATTCTCAATTTCTGATTTTACAGCAAGAATTTCACGATCCTGTTCTGACGACCATTTTGGTCCCTGCAACCAAACAACAAAAGTTAACATTTGTATTCTCTTAAATCATTTGCAGGGTCAAACTAACAAACAAAGACCAAAAACTTATACCATTGAATGAGAAGAAGCAAGATTCTTAAGCATTAAACGACTCATTGCAGATATTGATGTTATTCTATTGGGAGGCATCTTCATCCAAGTCCTCTTCATGAGATTACTCGATGGAATCATCTCAGCCAACATCGTTTTTATTGATTTCTGAGGCATCTTCTTAGCAGGATCAATAGTCTCAGTACAATTCTCGCTTGGAGTGGCCATAGATGAATCATAAAAAGGCGTAAAAATACCCATCATCGAAATATCAAGAGAAGAATCTCCAGCTGGAGCATTATTCACAAGAAATAAAGTACGAAATACATTCTCGTACGGGGTTAAGAAAATTTGAACAGAGAAAGCAGCACAAGTGATAATTCCTATAAAAAATAACAATTTCCTAGTCTCAACTCTCCATGGCTTCCCATGATATGGAAGCGAAAACTCCATATCCGGAATTATATATGGTAATCAAAATAACCCAAGAAGCTTACTTCAAAGTGTCATAACCTCGAAAAGTATCTGCAAATTTGCTATACTCAAAGTTTTAATAGCAGAGCAGCAGAGAATTTTTGACAAAACTTCAAAAAGTTTACAAAAatcttttttatttcttaagaaTTAACATACATGAAACACTAGAATACAAAGAACACAGAAAAAAGAATCCACCGGATTGAAAATCGATACTCACTAAGATATTGAGTTTGCACTCTACAACAAAATAAAGAACTTATACAATTATAAACTTATGAATAAATTTTATTAGAATAAGTTGGTAACTTGATGACAGATTATGTCTGACTTTGTATCCCATTATTCCTATTTGGTGTCTTGAAAAAAATCATCTTTGTGCTATGTGTTTCAGCTTGTGTGGTTGTTGCTAGTTGGTTACTGTGTCATTACAGAGAcatttcaaatattcaaaaaaaGTCCAGAACATTGAAAAGAATCGAAATTAGAAGATTTCTTTATTTAGAAGAAAGCCTGTGAAATCTGTTGAGTATAAACTAAAGTGGCACAACTGTTCAATGTTGACTTTTAAGCAATCAAAATTTTATTGTTAAGTATGACAAATATTTAAGTAGCCAAATTTGAAATGAGAACTCTTCAATAGTGTTTGAAGGAAAAAGACACTTGAACAAACTTAGCCTCCACCACATAGCACACAAAGAGAATATAATGTAATACCAAATTACCCAGCACCctgttttgagtgttttattaAATGTTAAACTAAATTATGAATAAGTGGTCTTATTAGTAAACGGACCTGAGCTACACAACAGCAATCCGAACGATTTTCTGATCATAGTTGCTACTGCCTTCTATTTCCTGCAAGATGAAGAAAAACTtagtaaagaaaacaaaaaacgaaaAATGACTAACCAGTACACTGCAAAATGAAGTTAGGAAGTAGACAGGTATTACCTTTAAATGCAGTCTTAATTGGCCAATATTCTTCAGAGCACTCAAAACCCAATGGATTAATCACATACTGGTCCAAAATCTAAAGTTAAGACACTGACGATGATGTGAGCAATAAATTTGATTGGCCAAATGGCCAGGCTCCAAAATACATCCCAATTATGATTCCTGGTGAGGCCAAAGATTCAAAAAGAAATCCAGAATGCTGAATTGTTTtattaaaaatattgcataaaagcTTACAACATGATCACAAAGTAACTAATCAATTTTTTAAATCACCATGTGATTTTACAGACATGAATGTGATTCCTACATGAAGTTGGATTTCTGACGACTGACTAGCAATCACGAAATATTATCAATTTATCAGGTTGAATTTACAAGTGTGAAGATAAAACTAAAGGATTAAAAGTTAATTGTGTCTCAGTTGAAAGCTACTTCTACCAATTTCCACCTTACACAGCGCATTCTGGAATTGACTGATGTCCATCTATTTCAAGGTAGTTGACAGGTCAAAAGAACTCTGTTTTTCAGTTTGTAGACCTATTCTTTGCAGCACTTGGACTCAGATGTTTCAGGCATATT
The nucleotide sequence above comes from Papaver somniferum cultivar HN1 chromosome 8, ASM357369v1, whole genome shotgun sequence. Encoded proteins:
- the LOC113304013 gene encoding probable glycosyltransferase At3g07620, yielding MEFSLPYHGKPWRVETRKLLFFIGIITCAAFSVQIFLTPYENVFRTLFLVNNAPAGDSSLDISMMGIFTPFYDSSMATPSENCTETIDPAKKMPQKSIKTMLAEMIPSSNLMKRTWMKMPPNRITSISAMSRLMLKNLASSHSMGPKWSSEQDREILAVKSEIENAPVMTDDIDLYAPIYRNLSTFRRSYELMEETLKVYIYKEGEKPFFHYPILEGVYASEGWFMKQMEENKKFVVQDPTKAHLFYLPFSSESIRYSSLYDRKTRSKANFIKLLSDYLDTIKAKYPFWNRTGGTDHFFTACHDWAPIMTRPFMNQCIRAFCNSDVNDDFVLGKDVPLAETLVLSKSDLLKDIGGKPPSERQTLAFFAGNIHGYLRPILLKFWENKDPDMQIYGKMNSTVTAKMNYIQRMKSSKYCISAKGYEVASPRVVEAIFFECVPVIISDNYVPPFFEVLDWESFAVFVAEKDIPNLKEILLSIPEEKYIEMHKRVKKVQQHFLWHNEPVKYDIFHMTLHSIWYNRVFQV
- the LOC113306488 gene encoding iron-sulfur cluster assembly protein 1-like; this encodes MLRYGCNGILGLGKRTPRTGTRGVLVRLYHERIVDHYNSPRNVESFDENDPTIASLSVATEWIKGRQEEEVLTNKNTEIVNNPSLTAEDVIRVALKDFKAKQVKAGISANAKENEAAHA